The Acidiferrobacter thiooxydans sequence GACTTTCGATCGCCCTCCCCTCGCCGCGACTATCTGCCGTGGCGTCGTTCGTAAACCGGCATCGCCGATAAAAGCATTCCCAATGACACGCTCAAACATCTTCCTTACCGCAATCCTAGTACACCCAAAATCCCATCAGTCGCCGACCGTTCGTGTGTGCCGCCTACCCAGCCGGATCTCGTACTCCTATCCATAGAATAGGCGGATCAAAAGATGTTTGCTTGATCTATATCTATTCGACATATCTTTGTCAACATGATCTGAAAAATTGGTTGGCCTGACCGCATTCATTGTGCGCATGGGCCGCGGTGCGGGTCTTGTGGCGCTACCAGCGTCGACCGTCTTATCGGCAATATCCCACGGGTGCCCGTCTGGTATTCATTGGCGACAGCGATCTTGCAGACTGCGCGAAACCTGAGCTCTCCCATATACCGCGCTCATGCGTCGCGCGATGGGGCGCGGCGGCCGCAATGGGCGCAACCATAGGGCCGGCACACCCCACTTGCCGTAACTTGCGTTGGTCAAGGTCCTACGCGCCCGTTAACGGGCTCTAACACGGGCTTAGCGGGTGGCTCTTCCTATGCGATCGTCATGAATCCGTTTTTGTGAGGTGTCGCAACAGCGGCACCTTGATTTGATCGAGCAGCAATGTATACAGGATCGTGGCTACAAGCAGCCACAAGGTGATGGTCAGAGGCAGCCGTGCCATAAGAAGGCCCTGTTGCGCCAGCACGCTGACTATGGCGATGTCGGCGATACCGGCCCAGAGAAGAAGCGCGCCTGGACGCGAGTGCCACAAATGGCCGCGCTCGCGAACCAAGAGGACGTTCGCAAGGCCGGAGAATACCAGCCCCAAAAAATCCAAGGTTTGCAGGGCGTGTAATGGCAGGCCCATGGCCCATCCGCTCAGGTACACGGCAAAAATATAGACAAGCCATGCTATGGCCACGACGAGGGAAGAGAAGATGAGCGCGCGGACATCCCATCGGTCCGGGGTCGGCGAGGGCCGCACGCGATCACTGGCCAGAGACATTGTAATAAAGTCGTTGGCGAACAGGAGCAAAAGAACGAGAAGTGGGGTGATCACGAAGCTCCGGAAAGCCAGCAGTCCCAGGCTCAGAAAAAGCGCGATTTGAAAAGTCTTGACGATCTTATTGAGGGTGTAGGTCAACAAGCGTTGATAGACGCGGCGGCCGGTTTCTATCGCGTCGACGACCCCGGAGAGCCCCGGCGTCGTCAGAACGAGGCTTGCCGCGGCCTTCGCGACGTCGGTGGCGCTCTCCACCGCGACCCCCACCTCCGCCTGCTTGAGGGCGGGCGCATCGTTCACGCCGTCACCGGTCATGCCGACGATCCTGCGGTGCCGTTGCAAACCCTGCACCAGATGAAACTTGTCTTCGGGAAAAACGCCGGCATAGACCGCGCAATCCTTGCCAGTATCCACGCGATCGCAGATGGTGCCGGTCAAGCCCAGCGTCTGCGCGACGGTCTTCGCGGTGGCGACGTTATCGCCGGTCACCATCCGCACCCGCACCCCGAAATCGTGCAGGGCCTGCAAGACCCCCGGCGCGTCGGCGCGGATAGGGTCCGCCAGGGCCAGCAGCCCGAGAAAACGCGGCGCCCCCGTGGGGCCCGCTGCCACCGCCAGGACCCGTGCCCCCTGGGTCGCCAGTTCCGCGGCGATAGGCTCCCAGCCGGCCGCCTGGGTCAACTCGGCAATGACTTGGGGCGCCCCTTTCATGGCCTGCCACCGCCCTCCGCCGGCCTCAAAGGACGCCTCGGAACGTTTTGTGGCCGGGTCGAATGGCGTAAAGCTTGTACGTTGGGGTATCGCCGCATTGTTCGTGTGGGCGGCAGCCAGGATGGTCAGGTCGATAGGGTCTTGGGTGGCATCGTCGCTGGCCACGGCAGCCATGGATAAGAGCTGGGCCTGCGTCGTTTCACCCATAGGGCGGGCTGCCACCAGACTGAGCTGGTTTTGGGTCAGTGTGCCGGTCTTATCGCTGCAAAGGTCGCTCATCGCGGCCGCTTCCTCGATGGCCGCCAGGCGCGTCACGAGCACGCCGCGCTGCGCGAGCCCAAGGGAGGCCATGGCCGTCGCGAGGGTAAAGGTCGCCGGAAGGGCTACGGGCACCGAGGCCACAAATAGAATAAGGGCAAAGGGCAGGATTTCGGCCAGGGGCATATGTGTGACGGTGGCATAGACCAAGATGGCCACCACCAGAAAGCCGTCCATGATCACGAGGTAGCGGACGATCGCCAGCACGAGTTCCTCCAAATGGCTCTTGGAGCCCGCGCCGCGAACCAGCTCGGCTGTCTTGCCGAAATAACTGCGCGCGCCTGTCGCCGTTATCGTTCCGCTGGCTTCGCCACGCCGAACGACGGAGGCCGAGTAGACAGCCGCTGCCGCGCTGCGCTCGACCGGTATGGATTCACCCGTGAGCGCGGACTGGTCGACCAAGATCTGCCCATCCGTCAGGGTCATATCGGCCGGCACGATATCGCCGATACGCACATGGACCAGGTCGCCCGGCACGAGGTCACGGGCCGCGATGCTACGCCACTGCCCATCGCGAAAGACGCGTGCCATGATATGAAGGCGTCTTTTCAGCGCATCGAGGGCGCCCTGGGCCTTATGTTCTTGGCGAAAGCCCAGGATGGCGTTGAACACGAGCAGCAAGCCGATGATGATGGCCTCCGGCCACTTTCCAAGAACGAGTTCGAGAATCAGGGTGATCTCCAGCATCCACGGCACCGGATCCCAGAATTTTTTCAGGAATAGCACCCATGTGCGCGGCTTTATCTCGATAACGGAATTGGGTCCGTACTGCGCCAAGCGCCGTTGCGCCTCTTCGGTGCTCAGGCCCATATCAGCACTCATAACCCCCCCTCGTTCACGCTACCCTATTCCGCGACAATGCTGCGGCTAATAACCATGGGTCGCGTTGACGATTCGTCAACGGAGCGTATGGCCCTATTATCGGCCACGCCGTCTCGTAAAGACATGATCAGGCGCAAGCCCGGATCGTGCCGGTTTAGGGACGCTAAGGATGGGCTCATGCGGTGGATGCGCGATTCGACGATACGGCGGCGCCGGTCTGTCGTACAGGCCGGGACAAAGGTCTGTGCAGGTGCCGGAGAACTTCCGGTCGATGGATGAGTCTATCTATGCAAACGTCGATGTGCGACGGATTGTGCGGTAAAACGGTCTCATACTAAGGAGTGATCATGGAAATTCTTGAGAAGTCGGCATCCCGGGTCGTGCTCAAGTTCGACAAGGCTGAACTGGAGGGTTTCAGCGATCCTGTTATAAAAAACGCGGAGACCTTTGCCAGTGCGACCCTTGATATGGCCAATTTGCTAAAAGAGCAGGCCTATCGCATGAAAAACCATTTCGTACAGCCCCCGCACGCTTTCGGGGATTGAGGGGGACGTATGCACGTTAGAACGGAGGGATCGGATTTTGTCGTATTGGACGTCAGCCTCAAAGAGGCCGGTCGTATCGCCGCCGACATTCTCTCTCAGGAGGCAATTGCCGGGGACAAGGCGCTTGCCGTGGCCCGCAAACTCCGGGAGGCAGGGTTCTATCTGCAACCTGCCGTCTCCGGACGGTCGGAGTGGGCAGGTCCGGTTGAGTAAACGGGGTAACGACGAGGTCTGACTGGCCCGGATGGTCCCCGCGATGTGGGGCGCATTCTTTTTGGCGCCAAGGGCAACCTGTCGGTTAGCGGTGCCGTCAGGCTGCCGCCCCGGCCGGTTTGCGATGCGCGCGCCGCAACAGTCGGCCCACTTCGCTAAAAGGGCCTAGTCGACGCATGCGCTCCCCCGTCGCTACATCGCTTTTGTGATGGTAGCGGCGTTTCTCTGTTCACGGTGAGATTTGCTGGGTTTCTGCGTCTTCTGCGTGACACCGTTTCGGATAGCATGACTTACGCTGGACTCCTCAGGCGTGGATCCGGACCGCTCCAGCCCTAGTGCTCACCGGCCTTCTGCCGAAATATCCCGCAGCGCTTCCTCTCCTTGGGCTGATATCCACCGGAGAGCCGCAACCGCACACCCCGCCGCGCGATAACCTGCCCCATGTTGTGATCGGCGCTGCCGTGATGCCCGCAGGCCTCTAGACAACCGGATTGTGATTCCGGTCGTCGGCGTGGATGGGCCCGCGCCCGGCGCATGTCTGTGAGGCCTGATAAGGGGTGTTCGTGATCCAGCGTGTACCGGTCATCGACCGGCTCGCCCGCGCGGTCCGTGACGGGCCATGGGGACATTCTGCTGCGCTGCATCCTAAGGCGATCCCCTGCCCGGCGATGCCCTCCGCAGGACAGGCCGCCTGGGTGCGTAAGGTCAGCAAAAGAGAGGGCTATCATGGCGCGACTGGGACATGTCGCCGGCGGCCGCACGCGCCGGTTCGCGCCGCCCTGCCCCCGAAAAGGGCTTGGCCCTGTAACGGCCCTGCCCTGGGCCTGAGTCTATCCGGCCACAGCGGCCTTAAAGGGCTTCCTATGGTCTCAGGG is a genomic window containing:
- a CDS encoding plasma-membrane proton-efflux P-type ATPase: MSADMGLSTEEAQRRLAQYGPNSVIEIKPRTWVLFLKKFWDPVPWMLEITLILELVLGKWPEAIIIGLLLVFNAILGFRQEHKAQGALDALKRRLHIMARVFRDGQWRSIAARDLVPGDLVHVRIGDIVPADMTLTDGQILVDQSALTGESIPVERSAAAAVYSASVVRRGEASGTITATGARSYFGKTAELVRGAGSKSHLEELVLAIVRYLVIMDGFLVVAILVYATVTHMPLAEILPFALILFVASVPVALPATFTLATAMASLGLAQRGVLVTRLAAIEEAAAMSDLCSDKTGTLTQNQLSLVAARPMGETTQAQLLSMAAVASDDATQDPIDLTILAAAHTNNAAIPQRTSFTPFDPATKRSEASFEAGGGRWQAMKGAPQVIAELTQAAGWEPIAAELATQGARVLAVAAGPTGAPRFLGLLALADPIRADAPGVLQALHDFGVRVRMVTGDNVATAKTVAQTLGLTGTICDRVDTGKDCAVYAGVFPEDKFHLVQGLQRHRRIVGMTGDGVNDAPALKQAEVGVAVESATDVAKAAASLVLTTPGLSGVVDAIETGRRVYQRLLTYTLNKIVKTFQIALFLSLGLLAFRSFVITPLLVLLLLFANDFITMSLASDRVRPSPTPDRWDVRALIFSSLVVAIAWLVYIFAVYLSGWAMGLPLHALQTLDFLGLVFSGLANVLLVRERGHLWHSRPGALLLWAGIADIAIVSVLAQQGLLMARLPLTITLWLLVATILYTLLLDQIKVPLLRHLTKTDS